The Prochlorococcus sp. MIT 1341 genomic interval CTAGTTCTGGTATTGCAATTTGTAGGGCTACCTGTACTGGATGTAGACCAAGATCACTTACTTCCCATTCTTTGGTGGTTTGAAAAACTAAAGGCAGGGCAACCATATAAGGTCGATTTAACTTTTTTAATGATTCAATTGCTTTTGGATGATCTTGTCTTGCTGGGCCACCAACCAATGCAAATCCTGTGAGTGATACAACTCCATCAACTAATGGATTTTCAGGGTCTGCTGGATCATAGAAAAACGAATTTACTGGCTTAGAGAAGTCGAGGCCTCCACAGAAAATAGGAATAACTTTTGCTCCGCGGAATTCCAGTTCCTGAATTATTGCAACGTAGTGGGCATCATCCCCAGTAACTATGTGGCTTCTTTGAAGAACTAATCCAATAATTGGTCCCGAAGATGCGCTTGTGGGTAGATCTTTTCTACTTTTAGTCCAGTTTAAGTATTCTTTGATGTCTTCAAACATTGAAGATGCTAGTGGATGCCATATCCCTAGGTCTGGGAAAACTTCTGGTTCTTTAACCTCTAATTTAGGCCTGGCATCATCTTTAGACGAAGGAAAAACATATTTATCAGCTAACATTAGAAGTAGGTTTTTTAGATTATCTGGAGTACCTCCAAGCCAATATTGGAAACTAAGGATGAAGCTTCTAGCGTCTTGAGCTTTATCAACAGGTAGATATTTGAGAATGCTCGGAAGAGTGTTCAAGAGTTTAAGCATTGAGTCTTGGAATCCTGCACCTCCGGCTTCCTTTCTCTTTTTCATGAAGCTTGCAAAAACACTTTTGCTCTGCCCTAACTGGGCCATTGAAAAGGTTCCTAGTTTGTTCAGGCGCATCACCTCAGGCATTGAGGGGAAAATGACAGCTGCCTTTAATTGATCCCTATGGGGTGTAACCGCTTCAACTAGTTTTTGTGCGAGATCTTCTATGAAAATCAATGACGCAATAAAAACATCAGCTTTAGAGATGTCTGTTTGGAAATCCTTAAAATTTTGTTCGTCCCGTAATTCTTCTATTAAGTATCCGCTCAACTCGACCCCTAATGGACCATTTTGAGAATTCAAAGAATTAGCTGCTTGCGTGAGGGCATTTTGATATTGCGGTTCAAGTACCACATATACAGCCTTCATTACGGATTTGTGGCAATGATTCTCTGCAGGCAATACTCTGCGATTGGCGGAGCGAACCTGCGTGAACATAGTGTTACCTGAATGTTTTCAGAAGCCTAAGAGTCTGAGGGGCATAAATGTTGCTCTTTCTGTTGGGTGTTACAAGTGGCACCCTCAAATCTTTCGGTTAACAAAAATCTGAAATGACAACAAATCTGATGAAATCCATTCCAGTTATTGTCGCTGGAGCGCTAGGTCGTATGGGAGCTGAGGTTATTAAGGCTGTCCATGCCTCGAAAAGTTGTCATTTAGTTGGTGCAATAGAAACAGCAAAGGAAAAGGAAGGCAACGATGTAGGTCTGGAATTGGGACTTGAAGCTTTGGAATTACCTTTGACGACAGATTTTGAAGGTTGTCTGTGCGCAATAAGTCAGTCATCAAGTTCTTCTGGAACTGGATCTAGTCCCGTTCTTGTTGATTTCACCCATCCAAGTGTTGTTTATGAACACACAAGAGCTGCAATTGCTTATGGGATTCATCCAGTTATAGGCACTACAGGCCTTTCCTCAGAAGAAATAAATGATCTAATAGAGTTTTCAGAAAAAGCTTCTATTGGTGGTGCAATTATCCCTAATTTTTCAGTAGGAATGGTTTTGCTACAGCAAGCTGCCGCTGCTGCTGCTCGGTTTTATGACCATGTTGAATTAACTGAACTTCATCACAATATGAAGGCAGATGCTCCAAGTGGCACATGTATTAAAACAGCTGAGTTCTTAGAAGAATTAGGAAAAGATTTTAATCATCCTCAGATTGAAGAAAACGAGTCTTTGGTAGGTAGTCGGGGAGGTTTAAGGGAAAGTGGATTAAGAATTCACTCTGTTCGATTACCAGGCCTGGTCGCTCATCAGGAGGTTTTGTTTGGAGCTGAAGGGGAAACTTACACACTCAGGCATGACACTATTGATAGATCTGCTTATATGCCAGGTGTATTGCTTGTTATTCGAAAAGTTGAGTCTTTAGGAGGTGTTGTTTATGGACTTGAACGAATTCTTTGATTGTGGTGATCAAGAATGTTAATTCCTTTGAGGCCTGGAGAGCTTGAGAGACTTATCCCAGCAGTTGCTACAGGGAATCAATTTGCAGCTGCTTTGGGAAACCCCCAAAAAATTCTCCAGAGAGTAATGATTGCCTCAATTGGTGGAGTTATTACTTTATTGATTAGTCAGAGCCAGGTGGCAAGTCGCTTTTACTCACTATGGCTAATAGTGGGTGTAACGATTCTTTTGTATGTTCTTTGGAGCCCAATTGTTGAAGCAGGCAAGAGAAATTCTGTTCTGAGAGCTTTTTCCTCGGTTGCTTTGTTTGATGGTCAGATATCAGATGTTTTCACAAGAGAGAGAGTGGAAAAGCGTCATGAACAAGCCAATAAAAGAGGTGAATTAGAACTTGTTGAAAACCGTCGCACTTGGATGGTCCTTGAATTAGTTGATGAGGATGGATTCCTTGGGCAGTTGCGTTTCCCAATGGAAAAGAATCATCAAAGGATTAGAGAAGGTCTTAGAGTAAGATGCTTGGTATTTAGCAATAGCAGAGATTTTAGTAATATTTCAGCGCTTAGTGATGCTTGGTTGCCTGGGCAAGGTTTATGGGTTGGTGAATATCCCTATTTACTTAGACCAGCCTTTGAGGAGTTGTGTAATAGGCGTTTGAACTATTAATTAAGTGATTGAATAGTTTGACAAATTCCCAATCAACCATTCCTTTATTTATCCCTTGATTTCTTTTAATAAGGCAAAAGGATTTCCTTCTAAAGACAGTTCAAACTTGAATGTCAAGGTTATTGGAGCAGGCCCCACTGGCTCACTTCTTTCTCTTGCATTATCGAGGATTGGATCATCCGTAAGTCTATATGATTCTTCTAAGAGGGATGCATTGATTAAAAGGAATAGGGCTTATGCTCTTACGCATTCTTCAAGAAGAATTCTTGAACAAATAGGAATATGGGACTCTCTTACTCCTTATCTTCACCCATTTAGTTCTCTACAACTAGAAGATCATGGACTGCTACGCAATGCTGATTTTGAGCTAAATGATCTATCTCTAGCGAATAAGAATTTTGGGGCCATTGGATGGATTGTTGATCATCAACAATTAATGGAACTCTTCTTTTCAATTATTGCTGATAATCCCAATATAAATCTTGTATGTGGAAGTTCCTCTAGCCCAATTTTAGAGGATCATGATTTAGTTATAGCTGCAGATGGCCCCAATTCCTCATGTCGAAGAAGTTGGGGAATTCCACTTCTCAGAATTCCTTATATACAGGGGTGCTTAGTTGTAAAGGTCGTAATAAGAGGTGGCGATCAAAATAAGGCTCATGAGATTCTTAGGCCTGAGGGTCCATTGGCACTTTTACCAATGGGGGGAGAAATTTTCCAGGTTGTATGGAGTGCTCCGTTTGCCCTATGCAAGGTCCGTTCAGAACTGCCCGCTGCAATTTTTCTAGACAAGTTGGCTTGTGTTTTGCCTTATGGATTTGAACCTGACATCCTGTTAGATAGCCCTGCAGCTTTTCCAATACAATTTTCCATGGCTTTAGGCCTTGGTTCCCGCAATAGATTTTTAGTAGGAGAATCTGCACATCGTTTCCACCCTGTCGGAGGACAAGGTTTAAATCTTTGTTGGAGAGACGTTCACACTTTTACGGAACTTATAGAGAGCTATAACAATGGGAAAATAAGACGATCATCAATTTTAGGAAAATATTCTCGAGCCCGTTTATTTGATGTTTTATCTGTAGGCCTATTAACAGATCTCCTCGTAAGGATTTATTCGAGTCGAAATTTTGCTGCAAAAGTTTTTAGACTTTTTGTTATTATTACACTTAATCGGGTAGCTCTAATAAGACGACTCTTGTTGCACTTCATGACTGATGGCCTTACCAAAAGAGTAAAAGTCTTGTAATACTTGTGTTTAGCTTCCTTTTTAAGCATGGTTATTAGTAGTCATGCCCAACCCATCGCTTCACCGAAGCTGCTTAAATTTCTTCAGCAGAAACTTGGCTTAAGCGAGAAGGCAATTAATCTTGGTTTACGTCAATCCGAGATGGAGCAGGCGCCATTGCCTGTTGTCCTTTGGACTTTTGGCTTGCTTAGCCTTTCCCAATATCAGCAAGTCTTAGATTGGGAAGCAGAGCAGGACTAACTTGATATTGATTACCTCCTGAATTCCCCAGAACTTTTATTAAATGTGTGCGCTTTATAAAACTCATACAAGGCTGATGACTTTTGCCCCCTACCCCTGGCATCATTTCAGATATGAATGATGTTCCAGTTAAATCAGACAACAACGTCTTTATTGGGCCACAAAGGGAATGTTCTTCTCCCAACCAAGTAATTGGTAGAAGGGGATTAGAGAGGCTCGACTTACTTCTGCTTGCAATCGAATCACTAGATTTTAATGGTAGTGAGGCAATGGTTTTTGCTTGTGAGGAACTTGGGCTACAGAAATTGTTCCCTAATCGTGTTGAACTTTGGAAGCGTAGATGTCATAACCCATTAAGACGAACTACTCGAAGGGGTTCCCTTAGCTCTTTGGAGTCAGAAGCTTTAATTCTCCTTCTATGTTCAATGGCAAATCGGCTTTACCCATTAATTCATCAATTGCTCTCTTCTAAGGAACCTGAGACTATAAATTCTCAACGCTGGATTCTTATGAAACAGCGCTTGACCGAATTAATTAAAGAAAGGATGAATCCTCGTAGAGGAGGTGTGAAACGTTTGTTATATGCTTCTGATTCAATAACTATTCATAAGGATTTAGTTAGAACATTAGCTCTCGCCTCAGGTCCTGGTGGTGTTGATCGCCTTCGAGCAAGTCTCTTAGATCCAACTCCATGACCATGACAAACATGTTTAAGAAGGCTTTTCGCTACGATCAAACATCAGTAAGGCTTGAGATTGAAGGATTCCCTGATACATCATTAGGTCAACATGAGGGTCAAATTGGAATCATTTCTTCTTGGAAGCTTGAATTAGTTGGGAGTGCTGATTTAGAAGGTAAGCGAGAGCATCTTCAAGAAATGATGCTTAGGGTTTTACCTTATGCAAGGTATTTGCTTTCTGGTGTTAGAAGGTCTTTTGGCGATGAAAAAAGTACAGTTCAAATTTGCTCTCATGATCAAATACATCAGCTCCTTTTAAGAAGTAGTCAACCCGGTGTTGACCCTCTTATGCTTTATCTTGACGATGCCGAACTTTCAGATTTAGTTAGGTGTTTAGATGAATTAAGAATGGATTCTAGGGTAATTATTCCTTGGGATGTTCCTATTCAAGCTCCGCTTTCCCGTAAGGAACTTGTTGATCGTATTCCCCTTTTTCAAAGGCTTAGCCCTCCGTTCCTTGGCGGAACAGCCTTGTTACTTGCAACATTTGTTACCCTTCTACTCTCCGTTGAGTTAACTCCAGAAACTAAACGACTTGATGGAACCTCCAGTCCGGTTAATAAAGAGGAAAAAGTTTTTTCACGTTAAGAAGTTCCTCAATATAATCTTTTTATATTCTTTTTCCTTCTCTTTTAAATTGTTTAGAATTTAAAATGTAATATTTGACACATGGTCCTAGTAAAAAATCAGAGGAGTTTTATTTTTCGATCTTGTTTTTGTTTGCTGAGCTGTTAAAACATGTATAAAGCTAATTATTTCATGAATGACTTTTAATAATGCTGATTATGAAAAACTTCAATAAGCGAAAAGATAGAAAGCTATTCAAAAGAGACGTTTTCCGAAGGAGGAAAAGTTCAGACATAAAACCAACTTGGAGGATTCTCCTGGAAGCTCTTTTAATGCTTTTATCGGGTTCCTGGCTTCTTTTGTTCCTGAATACATTGCCAAGAAACTATGATTTTGCGGCAATTATTAGCAAGGCCGCAGTGGATTTGCTAAATGGAGTTATACAGATTCTAGACGCCTTGACTCTTTTTGGTTCAATAGCACTTATAGCAGGTTTGGTCGTTTTGGGACTTTTGCTACTTATTGGTTCGCTTTGGCGACTTGTGAGGATTATCTCCTTACTTATATCAAGATCTAAAAAGGCCAGGAAATTGACTAACAGATAAGTTATAGAAAAGGCTAACTTGGCAATATTAGTTTATCTCGATCAAAGAAACTGAAATTTGCTTTTTTAAAGCTTTGTATGTTGACTCTAAAAATTGAATAATTGTAGAGATGATAAATTAATGAACAGTTTAATATACCAATTATTTAGATCCTGATAATCCAGGATTTGATTTCATTAGATATTGGTATTATATATCGTCTCTTCTTGATGCCATAACAAGTCTCAGATGAATAATTCGCTTTTCTTTCGAATAACTGCATGGATTTGCTTTTTGTTTGCGATATATTCCTGGTTAGGAATCTTTAATAGAGGAACATTTCTATGGGTTCCTTTTGGAGTAACTTTAATAATTAGCTTTAGTTGTATCTTATATGGGTCTAGGAAAGTTGCTAGTTTCATGAATTTTCCTGGCATCTCATTCCCTTTAAGCAAAATTATTCTAATGAGTTGTTCTGTTGTTTTGTTTATAGGCTCAATGAACGGACTTGTTGACCTTCTTTTTAAATTACCTTTTTATGATAAAAGCTTTTTACTTTTTCCAATTTTTATTTCAACTTGTATTTTTGGAGGAGTATCAATCAACTTGGCTCAAATAGATTAAGGTGGTCTTTTCTAGTTTTAAGCATGCTTCCTATAATCTTTTTGTCAGGCTGTTATAGTTGATAACCAATAAGGTTGTTTACACATGACCCAGATCTTTGAATATTCTTGGCTGATCCCTGTTCTTCCTCTTGTTGCTTCAAGCTTTTTAGGATTACTTCTTGTAGCATTTAGTCTAACAATGAATCGTTTAAGCAAGCCTGTATTTGCAATAACGTTTGGAAGTTGCCTCTTCTCAACAATTATTAGCTATTCTTTATTATATCATGAGATTAATTTTCCCGACGACAGTTATTCATTTGATTTGAAGCTTGCACTTTCTAAATTTACGGCAAATTTGGAATTCTTTGCAGACCTTCTTACATCATCTATCTTGGCCATTATATCTACTATTGTTCTTATAATAATGTTTATTTTACATAGACAAAACCAACGGAAGAAGGGGTACGTAAGATTGTTCGTGATTTTTGGCTTTATGAGTTCCGCAATCTCAACAGCAATTTTAACACTTCCAATCAGTAGCTATATCCACTAATTCTTTTTCTAAGACAATCTTTATGTATACTTTTTGATCCCTATCTCTACACATATTTAATTTTTAATTTTGCTTATAACGTAGAACAAGATTATTAGCTCGATTTTTCGAAATATTATTATTTACTTTGTCGGCTTTTCTAATGGCAATAGACATTTGTCAGAATCACATCCGGCTGGACCCGCTTCAGTGAGTTCTCCAATGTCGTATCTATTTAGGGCGTCAAAGAAACTATTGCTTACTCTTCTCTTGATTACTTCGGATTGAAGCTCTTCATATTTTTTTGCATCTATTGGTTCAAAGGGAAGTCTTGGAAATGTTGCATTTGCATCGAATCTTGCTAGAAGAGCTGCCGAAATATAACCTTTTCCTTTATCAATTGTGTTGTGTATTGCATCTGCAAGTCCTTCTATTTCATTTTCTCTAAACTCTATTGTTGCGGAAGTGTTATGTTCAGTGTAATTACTTTGTACCTGCATGTAGAAATCAAATTGTGCAAGAGCAGAGAAGTTATTTATATCGACCAAATCTGCACCTGGTAAATTTGCCCAACTTACTTCTGTTGGAATCTCTACAAGCCATTCAGTGCATCTGGGATCAAAAGGATTGTCAAGGAGTCTGCCATCAGCATCTTTGTCAGATTGAGAAGGTACAACGTTGTATCCGTAATCCATGCATGCCATCGCAACTGGATCATTTTTGCGGAATGTTATACGTCTTAGAAACCGTTGAGCTTTTGGTGGATGCCAGCCAGGGGCAGCACCAGTTAGAAGGCTTTTTGTGCCAGCAGGTTGAACGGTTGTGCACCTATTTGGTCTGCGAAGTCCATGTTTGTCGCAATAGCTCCAGACTGTTGAATTGACAGTGTTTTTCCAACTCTGGAGAAAAGCAGACTCTTGTTTTTTGAAATATTTTCCTTCCTCATTCTCTGGTCTGCCTGCTTCCCACCAGGTAAGCCATTGTGTACCAAAGGCATGTACAAAAAAGTCGAAAAGTCCAGTAAAGCTAACCCCTACAATTGGATCCCATGCTCTACTTTGTCTATATCTTTCAACTTCAAATCTGTGATTTAGAAGGCAAGCGACTGAGAGTGCAGCAGCTTTAAATGCATCTGCTTGACCTTCTTTGTCTGATGGATCGATTTGGTTAAGGTGAACCTCAGCTAAATTGCAATGAAAGTCGGCACCAAGAATTTCTCCACAGGGATTTAGCCCATATCTACTAAGCCTGTGCTCAAGTTCAGGTTTTGATATAGGGCCAAAATTAGTTTCAAGCCATTTACTAGCTTCATCTTTTCCTTGCTCACAGTAAATATCGACAAACTCTTTATGGAGATCAGGTGTTGTTAATAAGTCAGAGTTGGAGCGAGCTATCGCTTCAGGGGCAAATTGAATAGCACCTTCACCAGACTGGAATTGCTTTTTAACAGCTTTCAATACTGCTTCTTTATTAGGTTTTGTGTGGTACACCCTTGTGTGGTTGGCCATTCTTAACGCGTCTCTTTCGGGATCTATCCTCCAATTTCCTTCACTATCCTGTTGCCAAAGGTTTTCTTTTGAATCTGCTGCAAAATTGTCTTCGGCGGAGAACTGTCTCATTCCTGCACTTCTTCTGATATTGCCAGCAACGATTGTTACGGCTGCCTCATCAATTAAAAGACAACATTCAACAGAAGTAAGTTTTCGGCCAACTGCTTTGGAAAGTAGTTTTGCGATTCGGGAGTAGAGATCTTTTAGTTTTACTGGATTAGCCATTCCACCAAACCCTTTTAAGGTCTCTCCAACGGGTCTTACATCTTTCAGGTCAATGTCTACAGAAATCTTGTTACCATTAAATCTTTTGTCACTGCAAAGATTAAGTAGGTATTGATAGCTATCTACCCAACCTCTTCGACTATCTCCAACTTTTATATATACAGAGTTGTCGACTATTTGGTGTGTTGTTTTCTCTTTACGTTTATCTTTATCTGTAATACCTATCTCCGAAACTGACCTTATTTCTATTGGATTGATAATAACAGGAAGCTTTTCTATAAGGTGTGGTTCAATTATTGCTCCTGTACCGCATCCCATCATTGCTAGGTCCATCATGAGTGCAAAGGCTTCCCAATCAACAAGATTGGTAGATGTGCAGTTATATGCGCCAGAGAAATTTTCTTCTTTTCCAATCCAGGGAGTACCGCCAATCCATAGCCATCTGCCGGAAGGTAAAGCTTTCTTCTCTGATTGCATTCTGGCCATAAGACTTATTTCTTCTTCACTAAGGTTTCCTAGTTTCCTAAGACCTTCGAGATTACGTAAACCAACCTCATCCCAGCTTTCTCTACCAGATGTTAATCGACGACTATATGTCCGATAAAAAACGGGGTTTGCGGCTGGTGCGGTTAGAGGGAATTCAGCTAGGTTTTTTTCAGGACCAAGTGTTGAGGTCTTTATTTCTGGTCTGTTTGAGGTAATGGTCACGGATTCGTTATGCCTAATCAGTAAAAGCACGCTAACGCCACTAATGGTGGTTGCAACCTTTCAGTTACACCATTAGCAGTGTTGGCTAGATACTGTAAAGAAAAATTCCCCCGTCTATGAAGCGTATACCTGAACCGCCACTTATGGAAAACCCTTTGCAGGCAAAGGTTTATGCAGAAGCTGATTTTAGTAATACAGATTTCTTGTTTTTGGCTCGTTTAGAGGAGCTTTTGCTCAAAAACTCTAGAAACCCAGGTCCCAAGAGCGTAATTATGGATTTAGGTTGTGGACCGGGAAATATTACAGAGCGTCTTGCTGCTAGATGGCCTATGGCCAAAGTCATAGGTGTAGATGGCTCTGAAGCGATGCTTTCAATTGCAAGGGAACGACAGTTGAAGTCTTCAAAAGTTATTCAAAAAATAGATTATAGAAATATATTCCTTTCATTTGAGAAAATAAGAAAATCTACTTTCAGTGCCACTGCAAACATTCTTGTAAGTAATAGTCTTCTTCATCATTATCCAGATCCAGCTGCTTTTTGGGAGGTTATAAAAACGCTTTCGTCTTCGGGCGCATATGTTTTTCATCGAGATTTAGTTAGACCATCTCACGAAGAACAAATCCTTTTATTACAGAAGAAATATCTTCCAGATTGCCACTACATACTTAAAAGTGATTATTTGGCTTCTTTACGCGCCTCCTTTACACTGGATGAGGTGAAAGAACAGCTCCTGGTGCACGGCTTAGAGAAGCTTGAGGTCATTATTTCAGGTGATCGCTATCTAGAAGTTTTTGGGCAATTATAAGATGCTCAAGTTTACCTATCAACAACTACAACCAAATTCATCAATGTCGTGATCCCTGAGCAATCATTCAAACAGAACTCTTCTGATGAAGAATTGGCTATGGCCTTAGCAAATGCTGTAGGTAAACGAAGAAATTTCGCAATTATTTCCCATCCAGATGCTGGAAAAACCACTCTTACAGAAAAACTACTTTTATATGGAGGTGCTATCCAGCAGGCAGGTGCAGTTAAAGCAAGAGGTGAGCAACGAAAAGTTACTTCTGATTGGATGGAATTAGAAAAGCAACGAGGTATTTCAATTACATCAACTGTTCTACAATTTGATTATAGCAACAACACAATTAATCTTCTTGATACACCCGGCCATCAGGACTTTTCAGAAGACACTTATAGAACACTTGCAGCGGCAGACAATGCTGTAATGCTTGAAGATGCTGCAAAAGGTTTAGAACCTCAAACGCGAAAACTTTTTGAAGTCTGCCGGATGAGAAATATACCAATTTTTACATTCATCAACAAAATGGATAGGCCAGGGCAAGAACCACTAAGGCTATTAGATGAAATAGAATCTGAATTAAAATTAGCTTGTTGGCCAGTTAATTGGCCTATAGGAAGTGGAGAACTATTTAGAGGTGTCATTGATAGGAGAAGCAAAGAAGTAATACTGTTCACTCGGGCTGAAAGAGGAAGGCAATCCGAAGAAAAACACTTGAATATTGATGATCCAGAACTGAAATCCTTAGTTGAGCAAGAGCTTCTTAGTCAGTCTTTAGAAGAACTTGATTTATTAGAAACAGCAGGTTCCGAGTTGGATTATGAACTGATACAGGCAGGTGAATTAACTCCAGTTTTTTTTGGGTCTGCAATGACAAATTTTGGAGTACGACCTTTTCTAGATGCTTTTCTAGATATGGCGCAAGGACCATCCTCGAGGTTATCAAGTGAGGGTCTTGTTGATCCATTGTCTTCAGATTTCAGTGGATTTGTTTTCAAATTGCAGGCCAATATGGA includes:
- the dapB gene encoding 4-hydroxy-tetrahydrodipicolinate reductase, with translation MTTNLMKSIPVIVAGALGRMGAEVIKAVHASKSCHLVGAIETAKEKEGNDVGLELGLEALELPLTTDFEGCLCAISQSSSSSGTGSSPVLVDFTHPSVVYEHTRAAIAYGIHPVIGTTGLSSEEINDLIEFSEKASIGGAIIPNFSVGMVLLQQAAAAAARFYDHVELTELHHNMKADAPSGTCIKTAEFLEELGKDFNHPQIEENESLVGSRGGLRESGLRIHSVRLPGLVAHQEVLFGAEGETYTLRHDTIDRSAYMPGVLLVIRKVESLGGVVYGLERIL
- a CDS encoding FAD-dependent monooxygenase; translated protein: MNVKVIGAGPTGSLLSLALSRIGSSVSLYDSSKRDALIKRNRAYALTHSSRRILEQIGIWDSLTPYLHPFSSLQLEDHGLLRNADFELNDLSLANKNFGAIGWIVDHQQLMELFFSIIADNPNINLVCGSSSSPILEDHDLVIAADGPNSSCRRSWGIPLLRIPYIQGCLVVKVVIRGGDQNKAHEILRPEGPLALLPMGGEIFQVVWSAPFALCKVRSELPAAIFLDKLACVLPYGFEPDILLDSPAAFPIQFSMALGLGSRNRFLVGESAHRFHPVGGQGLNLCWRDVHTFTELIESYNNGKIRRSSILGKYSRARLFDVLSVGLLTDLLVRIYSSRNFAAKVFRLFVIITLNRVALIRRLLLHFMTDGLTKRVKVL
- a CDS encoding DUF2949 domain-containing protein, with translation MVISSHAQPIASPKLLKFLQQKLGLSEKAINLGLRQSEMEQAPLPVVLWTFGLLSLSQYQQVLDWEAEQD
- a CDS encoding DUF3038 domain-containing protein, yielding MNDVPVKSDNNVFIGPQRECSSPNQVIGRRGLERLDLLLLAIESLDFNGSEAMVFACEELGLQKLFPNRVELWKRRCHNPLRRTTRRGSLSSLESEALILLLCSMANRLYPLIHQLLSSKEPETINSQRWILMKQRLTELIKERMNPRRGGVKRLLYASDSITIHKDLVRTLALASGPGGVDRLRASLLDPTP
- a CDS encoding DUF4335 domain-containing protein, with amino-acid sequence MTNMFKKAFRYDQTSVRLEIEGFPDTSLGQHEGQIGIISSWKLELVGSADLEGKREHLQEMMLRVLPYARYLLSGVRRSFGDEKSTVQICSHDQIHQLLLRSSQPGVDPLMLYLDDAELSDLVRCLDELRMDSRVIIPWDVPIQAPLSRKELVDRIPLFQRLSPPFLGGTALLLATFVTLLLSVELTPETKRLDGTSSPVNKEEKVFSR
- the nrdJ gene encoding ribonucleoside-triphosphate reductase, adenosylcobalamin-dependent, whose protein sequence is MTITSNRPEIKTSTLGPEKNLAEFPLTAPAANPVFYRTYSRRLTSGRESWDEVGLRNLEGLRKLGNLSEEEISLMARMQSEKKALPSGRWLWIGGTPWIGKEENFSGAYNCTSTNLVDWEAFALMMDLAMMGCGTGAIIEPHLIEKLPVIINPIEIRSVSEIGITDKDKRKEKTTHQIVDNSVYIKVGDSRRGWVDSYQYLLNLCSDKRFNGNKISVDIDLKDVRPVGETLKGFGGMANPVKLKDLYSRIAKLLSKAVGRKLTSVECCLLIDEAAVTIVAGNIRRSAGMRQFSAEDNFAADSKENLWQQDSEGNWRIDPERDALRMANHTRVYHTKPNKEAVLKAVKKQFQSGEGAIQFAPEAIARSNSDLLTTPDLHKEFVDIYCEQGKDEASKWLETNFGPISKPELEHRLSRYGLNPCGEILGADFHCNLAEVHLNQIDPSDKEGQADAFKAAALSVACLLNHRFEVERYRQSRAWDPIVGVSFTGLFDFFVHAFGTQWLTWWEAGRPENEEGKYFKKQESAFLQSWKNTVNSTVWSYCDKHGLRRPNRCTTVQPAGTKSLLTGAAPGWHPPKAQRFLRRITFRKNDPVAMACMDYGYNVVPSQSDKDADGRLLDNPFDPRCTEWLVEIPTEVSWANLPGADLVDINNFSALAQFDFYMQVQSNYTEHNTSATIEFRENEIEGLADAIHNTIDKGKGYISAALLARFDANATFPRLPFEPIDAKKYEELQSEVIKRRVSNSFFDALNRYDIGELTEAGPAGCDSDKCLLPLEKPTK
- a CDS encoding class I SAM-dependent methyltransferase — its product is MKRIPEPPLMENPLQAKVYAEADFSNTDFLFLARLEELLLKNSRNPGPKSVIMDLGCGPGNITERLAARWPMAKVIGVDGSEAMLSIARERQLKSSKVIQKIDYRNIFLSFEKIRKSTFSATANILVSNSLLHHYPDPAAFWEVIKTLSSSGAYVFHRDLVRPSHEEQILLLQKKYLPDCHYILKSDYLASLRASFTLDEVKEQLLVHGLEKLEVIISGDRYLEVFGQL
- a CDS encoding peptide chain release factor 3, producing MALANAVGKRRNFAIISHPDAGKTTLTEKLLLYGGAIQQAGAVKARGEQRKVTSDWMELEKQRGISITSTVLQFDYSNNTINLLDTPGHQDFSEDTYRTLAAADNAVMLEDAAKGLEPQTRKLFEVCRMRNIPIFTFINKMDRPGQEPLRLLDEIESELKLACWPVNWPIGSGELFRGVIDRRSKEVILFTRAERGRQSEEKHLNIDDPELKSLVEQELLSQSLEELDLLETAGSELDYELIQAGELTPVFFGSAMTNFGVRPFLDAFLDMAQGPSSRLSSEGLVDPLSSDFSGFVFKLQANMDPKHRDRVAFLRICSGRFEKDMTVNHARTGKTIKLSRPQKLFGQERAVVDDAYPGDIIGLNNPGMFAIGDTLYKGKKVEYEGIPCFSPEIFSWLRNPNPSAFKNFRKGVNQLREEGAVQILYDKDESKRDPILAAVGQLQLEVVQHRLENEYGVETRLEPMGYQLARWVNGGWKVLDEIGRIFNCKIVQDAWSRPVLLFKNDWNLNQLLEDHIELELSSVAPVVSGVEPISL